From a single Pseudomonas serboccidentalis genomic region:
- a CDS encoding PepSY-associated TM helix domain-containing protein: protein MQKPKPNFYNLAWRWHFYAGLFVAPFMVMLALTGIIYLFKPQLDSLMYSSLLNVPAAHHTVPADELLQRVKSAYPQGQITQYLPPANAERSAQFVVKNEGHELNVFIDPYHGDILGEQNAKQNLQAIARAIHGELMIGTVGDRLIELAAGWGVVLVVSGVFLWWPRGQSAGILWPRLNSRGRVLWRDLHAVTGFWGAALLLVMLLSGMTWTGFWGKQYAQVWNVFPAAMWNNVPTSDVEAGSLNNAARQTVPWAMENTPMPMSGDHAEHMAHGGMQHGPAAPAISLQDVQNIATERKVEPGYSITLPTTATGVFTIAVFADDPRNDATLHIDQYTGKVLADVRFEQYGAVARATEIGVMLHEGKMFGTFNQIVVLLICLMILLSAVSGVVIWWKRRPQGKFGVPPLRHDLPKWKTGVAIMLVLALIFPLVGASLVLVWLLDRLLLSRLGRQPESASTSS from the coding sequence ATGCAAAAGCCCAAACCGAATTTCTACAACCTGGCCTGGCGCTGGCATTTTTACGCCGGGCTATTCGTCGCCCCCTTCATGGTGATGCTGGCCCTGACCGGCATCATTTACCTGTTCAAACCGCAACTCGATTCACTGATGTACAGCAGCCTGCTCAACGTGCCGGCCGCGCATCACACAGTGCCGGCCGATGAGCTGCTGCAACGGGTCAAGAGTGCTTACCCACAAGGCCAGATTACCCAGTACCTGCCGCCGGCCAACGCCGAACGCAGCGCACAATTTGTCGTCAAGAATGAAGGCCACGAACTCAACGTGTTCATCGATCCTTACCACGGCGACATCCTCGGCGAGCAGAATGCCAAGCAGAATCTGCAAGCCATCGCCCGCGCCATTCACGGCGAATTGATGATCGGCACCGTCGGTGATCGCCTGATCGAGCTCGCCGCCGGTTGGGGCGTGGTGCTGGTGGTGTCGGGGGTATTCCTGTGGTGGCCGCGGGGTCAGTCCGCCGGCATTCTGTGGCCTCGGCTGAACAGTCGCGGGCGCGTGTTGTGGCGTGACCTGCACGCCGTCACCGGGTTCTGGGGCGCGGCGTTGCTGCTGGTGATGCTGCTCAGCGGCATGACCTGGACCGGGTTCTGGGGCAAGCAGTACGCCCAGGTGTGGAACGTGTTCCCGGCCGCCATGTGGAACAACGTGCCGACCTCCGACGTCGAGGCCGGCAGCCTCAACAACGCCGCGCGCCAGACCGTACCGTGGGCGATGGAAAACACGCCGATGCCGATGTCCGGCGACCATGCCGAGCACATGGCCCACGGTGGCATGCAACACGGCCCCGCCGCGCCAGCCATCAGCCTGCAAGACGTGCAGAACATCGCGACTGAACGCAAGGTCGAGCCAGGCTACAGCATCACTTTGCCGACTACCGCTACCGGCGTGTTCACCATTGCCGTGTTCGCCGATGACCCGCGTAACGACGCCACCCTGCATATCGATCAGTACACCGGCAAGGTCCTCGCCGATGTGCGCTTCGAGCAATACGGTGCGGTGGCGCGGGCCACGGAAATCGGCGTGATGCTGCATGAAGGCAAGATGTTCGGCACCTTCAACCAGATCGTCGTGCTGCTGATCTGCCTGATGATTCTGCTCAGCGCCGTCAGCGGAGTGGTGATCTGGTGGAAGCGTCGACCGCAGGGCAAGTTCGGCGTGCCGCCGTTGCGCCATGACCTGCCGAAATGGAAAACCGGCGTGGCGATCATGCTGGTGCTGGCGCTGATTTTTCCGCTGGTGGGGGCTTCGCTGGTGCTGGTCTGGTTGCTGGA
- a CDS encoding cobalt-precorrin-6A reductase: MKRILLLGGVTEALAIARTLGPEHIYSLAGVGRVPTDLTCQVRVGGYGGAEGLAQFIRDEGIDLLLDATHPYAAQISHNAASAAQLTGIPCWALRRPAWQPQPGDDWREVSDWPELIRALKPFRRPLFTLGREPLQHLDEIPAEQFWTLRALDVYPGNERCEVIGARGPFLLEDERALFARRQIDVLISKNSGSTATEPKLEVARELGVPVMVLKRPELPGVDREFLTTNETLLALKTL, translated from the coding sequence ATGAAGCGGATTCTGTTGCTCGGCGGCGTCACTGAAGCGCTGGCCATCGCCCGCACGTTGGGGCCAGAACACATTTACAGCCTCGCCGGTGTTGGCCGGGTGCCGACCGATCTGACCTGTCAGGTGCGCGTCGGTGGTTACGGTGGCGCTGAAGGACTGGCGCAGTTCATTCGTGATGAAGGCATCGACCTGCTGCTCGACGCGACCCACCCCTACGCCGCACAAATCAGCCACAACGCCGCCAGTGCCGCGCAACTCACCGGCATCCCCTGCTGGGCCCTGCGCCGCCCCGCGTGGCAGCCGCAACCGGGCGACGACTGGCGTGAAGTCAGCGACTGGCCCGAACTGATCCGCGCGCTAAAACCGTTCCGCCGCCCGCTGTTCACCCTCGGCCGCGAACCGCTGCAGCACCTCGACGAAATCCCCGCCGAGCAGTTCTGGACCCTGCGCGCCCTCGACGTCTACCCCGGCAACGAACGCTGCGAAGTCATCGGCGCCCGTGGGCCGTTTCTGCTTGAAGATGAGCGTGCGCTGTTCGCACGACGGCAGATCGATGTGCTGATCAGCAAAAACAGCGGCAGCACTGCAACCGAGCCGAAGCTGGAGGTGGCGCGAGAGTTGGGGGTACCGGTGATGGTGTTGAAGCGGCCGGAGTTGCCGGGGGTTGATCGGGAGTTTCTGACGACGAATGAAACTCTCCTAGCACTGAAAACCTTGTAG
- a CDS encoding TonB-dependent copper receptor yields MSRFSAVPRLSAARASFALNESRIRFSHATAVLCGVLLSPLVLADDHAGHNEELSPTVITAIAPSSPLTIVTNPKDPRQPVPASDGGDYLKTIPGFALVRNGGTNGDPVLRGMFGSRLNILTNGSMLLGACPGRMDAPTSYISPQTYDKLTVIKGPQTVLWGPGASAGTILFDREPESFGELGTRVNASVLAGSNGRFDKVVDAAAGGPLGYVRVIGNTAHSDDYRDGNHDNVPSRYDKWNGDIALGWTPDADTLIELTAGKGDGEARYAGRGMDGSQFLRESLGLRFEKSNITDVLEKLEAQVYYNYADHVMDNYTLRTPSGTGMMAGPMASNVDRRTLGARIKATWRWTDIQLITGLDAQTNEHRQRSGMGIDTYKDQPYTKDADFHNYGVFSEMTWYAADRDRLITGARVDRASAKDYRQSIGSGMMSRPNPTADDTRADTLPSGFVRYEHDLADSPATLYAGLGHAQRFPDYWELFSPKSGPAGSLNAFDSIKPEKTTQFDFGVNYKTAELEAWASGYVGVVRDYILFDYTPTRMGMSTSRAENIDARIMGGELGAAYKLTDNWKADATLAYAWGKNSSDGKALPQMPPLDARFGLTYSEDNWSAGALWRVVAAQNRIDQNKGNVVGKDYDKSGGFGVFSLNGAYRINKNWKVSTGVDNLFGKAYAEHLNLAGNAGFGYPANDPQAINEPGRTLWTKVDMSF; encoded by the coding sequence ATGTCCAGGTTTTCTGCTGTTCCACGTTTGAGCGCCGCTCGGGCGTCCTTCGCTTTGAACGAATCGCGCATTCGTTTCTCGCACGCTACCGCCGTCCTTTGCGGCGTTCTGCTGTCCCCGCTGGTGCTGGCCGATGACCACGCCGGGCACAACGAAGAACTCAGCCCGACGGTGATCACCGCGATCGCCCCAAGCTCGCCGCTGACCATCGTCACCAACCCCAAGGACCCGCGCCAACCGGTGCCGGCCAGCGACGGCGGCGATTACCTGAAGACCATTCCGGGCTTTGCCCTGGTGCGCAACGGCGGCACCAACGGCGATCCGGTGCTGCGCGGCATGTTCGGTTCGCGCCTGAATATCCTCACCAACGGCAGCATGCTGCTCGGCGCCTGCCCCGGCCGCATGGATGCCCCCACCTCGTACATCTCGCCGCAGACTTACGACAAACTCACGGTGATCAAAGGCCCGCAAACCGTGCTCTGGGGCCCGGGCGCATCGGCCGGCACGATCCTCTTCGACCGTGAACCGGAAAGCTTCGGCGAACTCGGTACCCGAGTGAATGCCAGCGTGCTGGCCGGTTCCAACGGGCGCTTCGACAAAGTGGTCGACGCCGCCGCTGGCGGACCATTGGGCTACGTGCGGGTGATCGGCAACACCGCGCATTCCGACGACTATCGCGACGGCAACCATGACAACGTGCCGTCGCGCTACGACAAGTGGAACGGTGATATCGCGCTCGGCTGGACCCCGGATGCCGACACCCTGATCGAACTCACCGCCGGCAAGGGCGACGGCGAAGCGCGCTACGCCGGGCGCGGCATGGACGGTTCGCAGTTCCTGCGCGAGAGCCTCGGGCTGCGTTTCGAAAAATCCAACATCACGGATGTGCTGGAGAAACTCGAAGCGCAGGTCTACTACAACTACGCCGACCACGTGATGGACAACTACACCCTGCGCACGCCGTCCGGCACCGGGATGATGGCCGGGCCCATGGCGTCCAACGTCGACCGCCGTACCCTCGGCGCGCGGATCAAGGCCACCTGGCGCTGGACCGACATCCAGTTGATCACCGGCCTCGACGCGCAGACCAACGAGCATCGCCAGCGCAGCGGCATGGGCATCGACACCTACAAGGATCAGCCGTACACCAAGGACGCCGACTTCCATAACTACGGCGTGTTCAGCGAAATGACCTGGTACGCCGCCGACCGTGATCGCCTGATCACCGGCGCCCGGGTCGACCGCGCCTCGGCCAAGGATTATCGGCAGAGCATCGGCTCCGGGATGATGAGCCGGCCGAATCCGACCGCCGACGACACTCGTGCCGACACCCTGCCCAGCGGCTTCGTGCGTTACGAGCATGACCTCGCTGACAGCCCGGCCACGCTGTACGCCGGCCTCGGCCACGCGCAGCGCTTCCCGGATTACTGGGAGCTGTTTTCGCCCAAGTCCGGTCCGGCGGGTTCGCTGAATGCGTTCGACTCGATCAAGCCGGAAAAGACCACCCAGTTCGATTTTGGCGTGAACTACAAGACCGCCGAACTCGAAGCCTGGGCCTCGGGCTACGTCGGCGTGGTGCGCGACTACATCCTGTTCGACTACACGCCGACGAGGATGGGCATGAGCACTTCGCGCGCGGAAAACATCGACGCACGGATCATGGGCGGCGAACTTGGCGCTGCGTACAAGCTCACCGACAACTGGAAAGCCGACGCGACCCTGGCCTACGCCTGGGGCAAGAACAGCAGCGACGGCAAGGCCCTGCCGCAAATGCCACCGCTGGATGCGCGTTTCGGCCTTACTTACAGCGAAGACAACTGGAGCGCCGGGGCACTGTGGCGCGTGGTTGCGGCGCAAAACCGCATCGACCAGAACAAGGGCAACGTGGTCGGCAAGGACTACGACAAGAGCGGCGGCTTTGGCGTGTTCTCGCTCAACGGCGCCTACCGGATCAACAAGAACTGGAAGGTCAGCACCGGCGTCGACAACCTGTTCGGCAAGGCTTACGCCGAACACCTTAACCTGGCAGGCAACGCCGGTTTCGGCTACCCGGCCAACGACCCGCAAGCGATCAATGAACCGGGGCGCACGCTCTGGACCAAGGTCGATATGAGCTTCTGA
- a CDS encoding precorrin-8X methylmutase, which yields MLDYIRDGQEIYRNSFAIIRSEANLARIPADLEKLAVRVIHACGMVEAVDGLQFCEGAGKAGRDALAAGAPILCDARMVSEGVTRARLPANNQVICTLRDDSVPALARELGNTRSAAALELWRPHLEGSVVVIGNAPTALFYLLEMLDAGAPKPALILGFPVGFVGAAESKAALAADSRGVPFVIMQGRLGGSAMAAAAVNALATEIE from the coding sequence ATGCTTGATTACATCCGCGACGGTCAGGAGATCTATCGCAACTCCTTCGCGATCATTCGCAGCGAGGCCAATCTGGCGCGCATCCCGGCCGATCTGGAAAAACTCGCAGTGCGGGTGATCCACGCCTGCGGCATGGTCGAGGCCGTTGATGGTCTGCAGTTCTGCGAAGGCGCGGGCAAGGCCGGGCGCGATGCGCTGGCGGCCGGCGCGCCGATCCTGTGCGATGCGCGGATGGTCTCCGAAGGCGTGACCCGTGCCCGCCTGCCGGCCAACAATCAGGTGATCTGCACCCTGCGCGACGACAGCGTTCCGGCGCTGGCCCGTGAGCTGGGCAACACCCGTTCCGCCGCTGCGCTGGAGTTGTGGCGTCCGCACCTGGAAGGCAGTGTGGTGGTGATTGGCAATGCGCCGACCGCGCTGTTCTATCTGCTGGAAATGCTCGACGCCGGTGCACCGAAACCGGCGCTGATCCTTGGCTTCCCGGTGGGCTTCGTCGGCGCTGCCGAGTCGAAAGCAGCGCTGGCGGCTGACAGTCGCGGCGTCCCGTTCGTGATCATGCAAGGTCGGCTCGGCGGCAGTGCCATGGCCGCCGCTGCAGTGAATGCCCTCGCCACGGAGATCGAATGA
- the cbiE gene encoding precorrin-6y C5,15-methyltransferase (decarboxylating) subunit CbiE, whose translation MTPWLTVVGIGEDGFKGLGKNARRALLSASRIVGGQRQLDLLPVCIRGERQLWPSPFSLAPVLEQRGTAVCVLASGDPMFYGVGASLARQVPSDEMLILPAPSSCALAAARLGWPLQDVVTLSLVARPLAALNAQLFSGVRLLLLSNDGQSPAAVAGLLRERGFGGSRISVLEHLGGDAERRIDGIANDWNAPAIADLNVIALECLADADAPRLSRLAGLPDSAFRHDGQLTKRDVRAITLARLAPTPGELLWDVGAGCGSIGIEWMRAHPSCRALAIEADEGRQQLIEHNRDALGVPGLQLVCGRAPQALAGLERPDAIFIGGGVTREGVFETCWEQLKPGGRLVANAVTLQSELALMNWRERHGGELTRIHVAQAQPLGEFDTWRQALPITLLDLVKPLDA comes from the coding sequence ATGACACCCTGGCTGACGGTTGTGGGAATCGGTGAAGACGGCTTCAAGGGCCTGGGCAAAAATGCCCGGCGCGCCCTGCTGAGCGCATCGCGGATCGTCGGCGGGCAACGTCAACTGGACTTGCTGCCGGTGTGCATTCGCGGCGAACGGCAGTTATGGCCAAGCCCGTTTTCCCTCGCCCCGGTGCTGGAGCAGCGCGGCACAGCCGTCTGCGTGCTGGCCAGCGGTGATCCAATGTTTTATGGCGTCGGCGCAAGCCTGGCGCGGCAGGTGCCGAGCGACGAGATGCTGATCCTGCCCGCGCCGTCCTCCTGCGCGCTGGCGGCAGCGCGCCTCGGCTGGCCGTTGCAGGACGTTGTGACGCTGTCGCTGGTGGCCCGGCCGCTGGCCGCGCTGAATGCGCAGTTGTTCAGCGGTGTGCGCCTGTTGCTGCTGAGCAATGACGGACAGAGTCCGGCAGCAGTCGCGGGGTTATTGCGCGAGCGCGGTTTCGGCGGCAGTCGCATCAGCGTTCTGGAGCATCTGGGCGGCGATGCCGAACGGCGCATCGACGGCATCGCCAATGACTGGAACGCCCCGGCGATTGCCGACCTGAATGTGATCGCCCTCGAATGCCTCGCCGATGCCGATGCTCCGCGCCTGTCGCGCCTCGCGGGCCTGCCTGACTCGGCCTTCCGCCACGACGGCCAACTGACCAAACGCGACGTGCGCGCGATCACCCTCGCCCGCCTCGCGCCGACGCCCGGCGAGCTGCTGTGGGATGTGGGCGCTGGTTGTGGCTCGATCGGCATCGAATGGATGCGCGCGCATCCGAGTTGCCGGGCGCTGGCAATCGAAGCGGATGAGGGTCGCCAGCAATTGATCGAACACAACCGCGACGCGTTGGGAGTGCCCGGCCTGCAACTGGTGTGCGGTCGCGCACCGCAGGCACTCGCAGGGCTGGAGCGTCCGGACGCGATCTTCATCGGCGGCGGCGTGACCCGTGAGGGTGTGTTTGAAACCTGCTGGGAACAGCTCAAACCCGGTGGCCGGCTGGTTGCCAACGCCGTGACCCTGCAAAGTGAACTGGCCCTGATGAACTGGCGCGAACGCCATGGCGGTGAACTGACCCGCATCCATGTCGCCCAGGCGCAGCCGCTGGGCGAATTCGACACCTGGCGCCAGGCGCTGCCCATCACCTTGCTCGATCTGGTCAAACCCCTCGATGCGTGA
- a CDS encoding DUF2946 domain-containing protein translates to MRLQRAGASNKHRQSQALTRGSWIALFAMLMIFIGPLISQSMPMDQHASTSMPMRMDMSMAMPGMDHGGYDGQPSAEHCPPQSSHHALWEKCGYCSLLFNCPALTGGGSFATFSIAHVNTFTPPSPRLGHARQTFFPGARTRAPPIAA, encoded by the coding sequence GTGCGCCTGCAACGCGCCGGGGCGTCCAACAAGCATCGCCAGAGCCAGGCTCTGACCCGCGGTAGCTGGATCGCCCTGTTCGCCATGTTGATGATCTTCATCGGCCCGCTGATTTCTCAGTCGATGCCGATGGATCAGCACGCCTCGACTTCCATGCCGATGCGCATGGACATGTCGATGGCCATGCCGGGCATGGATCACGGCGGTTATGACGGGCAGCCCAGCGCCGAACATTGTCCGCCGCAATCCTCGCACCACGCCCTGTGGGAAAAGTGTGGTTATTGCAGCCTGCTGTTCAACTGCCCGGCGCTGACCGGTGGCGGCAGCTTCGCCACGTTCAGCATCGCCCACGTCAACACTTTCACCCCGCCCTCCCCGCGCCTGGGCCATGCCCGGCAAACCTTCTTCCCCGGCGCCCGCACCCGCGCCCCGCCCATCGCCGCGTAA
- a CDS encoding DUF2946 domain-containing protein → MNRHRLAFAWIACFAVLFNMLAMPMTGAMAQAANSPAEQLLWSSFCTGSGTKMVAINIGTPEQKAPSNDTHSNMQHCWCCSGSAPLVALPGHAPQLYFARYESNRSVAPPSLQTPTPRQQWPCLNPRASPLV, encoded by the coding sequence ATGAACCGACACCGGCTCGCATTTGCCTGGATCGCCTGCTTTGCAGTGCTGTTCAACATGCTCGCCATGCCGATGACCGGGGCGATGGCGCAGGCGGCCAATTCACCGGCCGAACAATTGCTGTGGAGCAGTTTCTGCACCGGCAGCGGGACGAAGATGGTGGCGATCAACATCGGCACCCCGGAGCAGAAAGCCCCGTCCAACGACACCCATTCCAATATGCAGCATTGCTGGTGCTGCTCGGGTTCGGCACCGCTGGTGGCGTTGCCGGGCCATGCGCCGCAGCTGTATTTCGCCCGCTACGAAAGCAATCGCAGCGTGGCGCCACCCTCGTTGCAAACACCGACACCGCGCCAGCAATGGCCGTGCCTCAATCCCCGCGCCTCGCCTCTGGTTTGA
- a CDS encoding cobalt-precorrin-5B (C(1))-methyltransferase encodes MRDETAEHPAPLRSGLTTGSCATATSLAAARLLLGGVSADAVQIVLPKGKQVQMRLEFCRLIEGGAEAGTIKDAGDDPDVTHGALLYSQVRLMTGPGIRFIAGTGVGTVTRPGLVLGVGEPAINPVPRKMISDHLSLLAAESGYTGGFEVTVNVEGGEALALKTMNPRLGILGGLSILGTSGIVRPFSCAAYIASIHQGIDVAKTNGYLHIAACTGNASEDTMRRVYDLPEIALIEMGDFVGAVLKHLRKVPVDKLSLCGGFGKISKLAAGHMDLHSRHSSIDLPQLAEWAAAIGADEVLQQSIRAANTSQQALAMATAAGIALGDEVCRHALNFARSVVPTQVQVEVFAIDRQGGIVGHAGGFA; translated from the coding sequence ATGCGTGACGAAACCGCCGAACATCCCGCGCCCCTGCGCAGCGGCCTGACCACCGGCAGCTGCGCCACCGCCACCAGCCTCGCTGCCGCACGCCTGCTGCTCGGTGGCGTTTCGGCGGACGCCGTGCAGATCGTCCTGCCCAAGGGCAAACAGGTGCAGATGCGCCTGGAGTTCTGCCGGTTGATCGAGGGCGGCGCCGAAGCCGGGACGATCAAGGACGCCGGTGACGACCCCGACGTAACCCACGGTGCGCTGCTCTATTCGCAAGTGCGGCTGATGACCGGGCCGGGGATTCGCTTTATCGCGGGCACTGGCGTCGGCACCGTGACCCGGCCAGGGCTGGTGCTCGGCGTCGGCGAGCCGGCGATCAACCCGGTGCCGCGCAAAATGATCAGCGATCACCTGAGCCTGCTTGCCGCCGAGAGCGGATATACCGGCGGTTTCGAAGTCACGGTCAACGTCGAGGGCGGCGAAGCGCTGGCGCTGAAAACCATGAATCCGCGTCTGGGCATTCTCGGTGGCCTGTCGATTCTCGGCACCAGCGGCATTGTTCGGCCATTCTCCTGCGCGGCGTACATCGCCTCGATCCATCAGGGCATCGATGTCGCCAAGACCAACGGCTACCTGCACATCGCCGCCTGCACCGGCAACGCCAGCGAAGACACCATGCGCCGGGTCTACGACCTGCCGGAAATCGCCCTGATCGAGATGGGCGACTTTGTCGGCGCGGTGCTCAAGCATCTGCGCAAAGTACCTGTGGATAAACTCAGCCTGTGCGGCGGTTTTGGCAAGATCAGTAAACTGGCGGCCGGGCACATGGACCTGCACTCGCGGCATTCGAGCATCGACTTGCCGCAACTGGCCGAATGGGCGGCGGCGATTGGCGCCGATGAGGTCTTGCAGCAAAGCATTCGTGCGGCCAACACCAGTCAGCAAGCCTTGGCGATGGCCACTGCGGCGGGCATCGCCCTGGGTGATGAAGTCTGTCGCCATGCGCTGAATTTCGCCCGCAGCGTGGTGCCGACACAGGTGCAGGTCGAGGTGTTTGCGATTGATCGTCAGGGCGGCATCGTCGGCCACGCCGGAGGTTTTGCATGA
- a CDS encoding precorrin-2 C(20)-methyltransferase → MMQAKGRLIGLGVGPGDPELITVKALRLLRESPVVAYFVAKGKKGNAFGIIEAHLQDAQNLLPLVYPVTTEVLPAPLSYEQVISDFYDEAAETVAAHLDAGRDVAVICEGDPFFYGSYMYLHDRLSTRYEAEVVPGVCSMLGGASVLGAPLVYRNQSLSVLSGVLPHDDLKRRLADADAAVIMKLGRNFPKVRQVLEELGLAERALYVERATMANQKIVPLDQVEPMSSPYFSLIIVPGERWQG, encoded by the coding sequence ATGATGCAAGCCAAAGGACGTTTGATCGGTCTGGGCGTCGGCCCGGGTGATCCGGAACTGATTACCGTGAAGGCCCTGCGCCTGCTGCGCGAATCCCCGGTGGTGGCGTACTTCGTCGCCAAGGGCAAGAAGGGCAACGCGTTCGGCATCATCGAGGCGCACCTGCAAGACGCACAGAATCTGCTGCCGCTGGTGTACCCGGTCACCACTGAAGTGTTGCCGGCGCCGCTGTCGTACGAGCAAGTGATCAGCGATTTCTACGATGAAGCCGCCGAAACGGTGGCCGCGCATCTGGACGCCGGCCGCGACGTGGCGGTGATCTGCGAAGGTGATCCGTTCTTCTACGGCTCCTACATGTATCTGCATGACCGGCTGTCCACCCGCTACGAAGCCGAAGTGGTACCGGGCGTGTGCTCGATGCTCGGCGGTGCGTCGGTGCTGGGGGCGCCGCTGGTGTATCGCAACCAGAGCTTGTCGGTGCTGTCCGGCGTGCTGCCGCATGATGATCTGAAGCGCCGCCTGGCCGATGCCGACGCGGCGGTGATCATGAAGCTGGGGCGCAACTTCCCGAAAGTCCGCCAGGTGCTCGAAGAACTCGGGCTGGCCGAGCGTGCGCTGTATGTCGAGCGCGCGACCATGGCCAACCAGAAGATCGTGCCGCTGGATCAGGTCGAGCCAATGTCCTCGCCGTACTTCTCGTTGATCATCGTTCCCGGTGAAAGGTGGCAAGGCTGA
- a CDS encoding copper chaperone PCu(A)C, whose amino-acid sequence MLNKLIVIAALLLPACFAHAHEYKAGELEIAHPWSQELPPNAPTVAAYFVISNPGKTDDRLLSVDSPITDQAQLHEHVMQGDLMKMQQVPNVLIPAGGKVTFAPMAYHVMLLNPKDRSLLSDGKRFPLTLHFEKAGNVTVEVAVQKKPPQAMPEHDHAQ is encoded by the coding sequence ATGTTGAACAAACTCATCGTCATCGCTGCGCTGTTGCTGCCGGCGTGCTTCGCCCATGCCCACGAATACAAGGCCGGCGAGCTGGAAATCGCTCACCCGTGGTCGCAGGAGCTGCCGCCGAACGCGCCGACCGTCGCCGCCTACTTCGTGATCAGCAATCCCGGCAAGACCGACGACCGTCTGCTCAGCGTCGATTCGCCAATCACTGACCAAGCGCAACTGCACGAGCATGTGATGCAGGGCGATCTGATGAAAATGCAGCAGGTGCCCAATGTGCTGATCCCGGCCGGCGGCAAGGTGACGTTCGCGCCGATGGCTTATCACGTGATGCTGCTCAACCCGAAAGACCGCAGCCTGCTCAGCGACGGCAAGCGCTTCCCGCTGACCCTGCACTTCGAGAAGGCCGGCAACGTCACCGTCGAAGTCGCCGTGCAGAAGAAACCACCGCAAGCGATGCCCGAGCACGATCACGCCCAGTAA
- the cobG gene encoding precorrin-3B synthase, whose amino-acid sequence MSTALRPSACPGLLRIVQALDGGICRIKLNGGSISADQADAVADAAERFASGAIEATNRANLQIRGIGEQSAALIDSLLAAGLGPRTAAGDDVRNLMLSPSAGIDRQMQFDTRPLAEQILATLQGHPRFHELSAKFAVQLDGGEALAMLEHPHDLWLSAFHRDGETHLAFGLAGCPTDPAVGAVTLEHGHALVVAVLELFLDLARPEQTRMRHLLDELPMRAFLEPLRERVTINAAVDWQRPAAADNLRLGMHRQNTDDFVYVGAVPALGRLDPAMLRGAARLAREFGDGSLRFTPWQSLLLPSVRHTDAALVLSQLAQLQWLTDDGEPLSRLIACTGSNGCGKGLADTKQDARALATLLATAQDVHLSGCPRSCAAAHRAPATLLAVSPGRYDLYFRDATQPGFGALHARNLTIEAAATLLDARSRSPLDA is encoded by the coding sequence ATGTCCACCGCTCTACGCCCCTCGGCTTGTCCGGGGTTGCTGCGTATCGTCCAGGCACTGGATGGCGGTATCTGCCGGATCAAGCTCAATGGCGGTTCGATCAGCGCCGACCAGGCGGATGCGGTGGCTGATGCCGCCGAGCGCTTCGCCAGTGGCGCGATCGAGGCGACCAACCGCGCGAACCTGCAGATTCGCGGCATCGGTGAGCAGTCTGCCGCGTTGATCGACAGTCTGCTGGCCGCCGGTCTCGGGCCGCGCACGGCGGCCGGCGACGATGTGCGTAACCTGATGCTCAGCCCCAGTGCGGGGATCGACCGGCAGATGCAGTTCGACACCCGGCCCTTGGCGGAGCAGATACTCGCGACGCTGCAAGGCCATCCGCGTTTCCATGAGTTGAGCGCCAAGTTCGCCGTGCAACTGGATGGCGGTGAAGCGTTGGCGATGCTCGAACACCCCCATGACCTGTGGCTTTCGGCGTTCCATCGGGACGGTGAAACACACCTGGCTTTCGGTCTGGCCGGATGTCCGACCGATCCTGCGGTTGGCGCGGTGACGCTGGAACACGGCCATGCCCTGGTCGTTGCTGTGCTGGAACTGTTTCTCGACCTGGCCCGGCCGGAGCAGACGCGGATGCGCCATCTGCTCGATGAGCTGCCAATGCGGGCCTTTCTCGAGCCATTGCGCGAACGCGTGACGATCAACGCTGCCGTTGACTGGCAGCGCCCTGCGGCAGCGGATAATCTGCGCCTTGGTATGCACCGGCAAAACACCGATGACTTTGTCTATGTCGGCGCGGTGCCGGCGCTCGGTCGTCTTGACCCGGCCATGCTGCGCGGCGCGGCTCGACTGGCCCGCGAATTCGGCGATGGCAGTCTGCGCTTCACCCCGTGGCAAAGCCTGTTGCTGCCCAGCGTCAGGCATACCGACGCGGCGCTCGTGCTGAGCCAGCTGGCGCAATTGCAATGGCTGACTGATGACGGCGAGCCGCTGTCCCGGCTGATCGCCTGCACCGGTTCCAATGGCTGCGGCAAAGGTCTGGCCGACACCAAGCAGGATGCGCGGGCGTTGGCGACGTTGTTGGCGACGGCGCAGGACGTGCATCTGTCCGGTTGCCCACGCTCCTGCGCGGCGGCGCACCGCGCGCCAGCCACATTGCTGGCCGTCAGCCCCGGCCGTTACGACCTCTATTTTCGCGATGCAACGCAGCCGGGTTTTGGCGCGCTGCACGCACGCAACCTTACTATTGAAGCGGCCGCGACCCTGCTCGACGCCCGCTCACGGAGCCCCCTTGATGCTTGA